A stretch of DNA from Gimesia chilikensis:
ATGATGTCAAAATCCGGTCCATCTCAGCAGCAGTCATTCGAGACACCTTTCAAGATATTGAAAGAATATCAGTATGCCAGCACGGCTGTCACCGAGTTACTGCACTCTCTTGAGACGCCGGATCCTCAGCTGATTTACCTGTATGGCCCCTCCGGATGCGGTAAATCAGCCCTGATTCATCATCTGCTGCCCGAGTATCTCGCATTGCATCCCGGGGCAGAGTGGGAACTGCTGACCGCCAGCGAATTTGCCGCCCGCTTTGCCCTGGCGTCCTCAAACCAGCAGATCGCGGACTTCCAGAAAGGTCTGCGAGGGCTCGATCTGCTGATCCTGGAAGACGTACACAGCCTGGAAAACAGGTCTCACACACAGCAGGAGCTGCTGTCTACTCTCGATGATATTCTGGGCCAGGGGGGGCGGATCATCGTGTCTGCGACGAAGCCGCCCGGAGAGCTGGCCTTATTTCTGAAAAAGCTGACCAATCGCTTTCATGGCGGGATCTGTGCGGCGATTCCACCTCTGGACTTTCAGAGCCGACAGGAGTTACTGGAATTCTGGGCCGAGGTGGAAGCGATTCCCCTGCCGAAAAAAGAGCTGACGCTGATCGCACAAAAGAAAGACCTCTCGCCACGCGAGCTGTTTGCGGTGCTGAAACAGCTGCAAACCGTCAGTCGGATCAATCGTCAGCCCCTGGATAGTCGCTTCGTGAAACAGTATTTGCAGGGCAACCTCGAGCCGCCCCGCACGAGTACCGCGAAAATCACGCGTGCGGTCTGCCAGGAATTTAAAACAACCCTGGCTGAAATCCGTTCTGCCAACCGGTCACAACAGTATGTTCTGCCGCGGCAGTGTGCGATGTTTCTCTCCCGGGAACTGACCGATGAATCTTTAGCCAAAATCGCAAATTACTTCAATCGGAAGAACCACAGCACGGTTATTCATGCCTGTCGTCAAATTCAGACCGATCTCGAAAAATCACCTGGATTACGTCAGCAGATTTCTCGCATTAAGCAACAACTGGGAGTATATCTGTTATAGCAGACAGTGAAATCACAGAGACCCGACCGGTCAGATAAAGGATTCCATCTCGAATTCTCCCGGTTGCTGGTGGCCATTTTGTGTATAACCTGTTGATTTCCGGTTGAGAAATGTGGAGCCATTTTCGGGTTCTGAACGCGCCGAAAAGTAGCCTCCACAACCCCTGCTGACTCTCATCATCTCTTGCGCTGCTGCGCCACATTCCACCGACAGGTTATCGACATTCAAATCCTTATCGATAATCAACGTAAGATATTCTCATATAATACCTTACATCGAAAATTTCTAACTTCTTAACAGAATCTTCCCCGCCTAGATAATACTAATAATAAATTAATTAATTTTTAGAGAAAAAGGGTTCTGAAAAACCCCTGGCATGTCGAGATTCGCGTCTCTCCGATGATTGTGAAAATACTTTGAATCACATAAAATACAGACACCAGAAAATCGATATTTTATCGCTGCCAGAATGAGTTCCAGAGGACATGCGGGGCAGCACAATTTACCCATCAAAAATCTAATACAAAGTTGATTCACACATGAAGCTCAGTTGTTCACGATCGGCCCTGTTGTCCGGTTTCCAGATCATTGGAAGCGTCATCAGTTCACGCACTCCCAAGGAGATCCTGAAGTGCGCCAAACTCGAAGCAGGAGACGGCAAGGCAACCTTGAGCGGAACTGATCTCGAAGTCAGCATCCGTTACGACTTCGATGAAGTGGATGTCACGATTCCCGGAGAGATCCTGCTGTCGGTTCACGAGCTGGTCTCGATCCTGAAAGAATCCACCACCGATTCGGTCGAGATCGAACTCAAGAAGGACGAGGAAACCGAGCAGGACTTTATTCTGATTTCCTCGGGCAAGAGCGAATTCCGTCTGTCGGTGCACGATCCTTCTGAATTTCCCGCAGTGGAAACATTCAAAGAATCAAATTACTTCGAAGTTCCCATGCAGTCCTTCCGGGAAATGATCCGGCGGACCGTATTCGCGACCGATCCGGAAAGCACCCGCTATGCATTGGGGGGCGTGCTGTTCGACGTGGAAGGGGACAAGCTGACCCTGGCGGCGACCGATGGACGTCGTCTGGCGATGGTGGAATCTGCCTGTTCCTATCAGGGATCTGAGGCTTATGAAAACAATCGACCTGTGATTCCAGCCAAGGCGATGACGCTGATCGAGAAGAGCCTGACCGGCGATGAAGGCAACATCCAGATTGCGATTCGGGCCAATGACGTGATCGTCAAAAGTGGTCGTTCGACAATTTTTGCCCGCCTGGTAGAAGGCCGCTTCCCCAAGTATCGCGATGTCATTCCCCCGGAAGCGACTCACAGTATCGACCTGGAAGTCGGAACCTTCTTCGGTGCTGTCCGTCAGGCACAGATTGTGACTGATGTGGAAACCCGGGGCGTTGATTTTATCTTCAACAGTGGCCTGTTAACGCTGAAGAGTGTGGCTGCCTCTGTGGGGGAATCGAAGGTTGAAATCCCGATTCCCTTCGAAGGTGAGGAAATCGTCATCACCTTTGACGTCCGCTACCTGGCAGACTTCCTCAAAGCTCTGGATTCCGCCGCTCATATCCAGCTGCAGCTGATCGATTCCGACAGCGCTGCCGTCCTCAAGACCGATGATGGTTACACCTATGTGATCATGCCCCTCTCACAGGCACGGTAATTCATGTCAGAGAAATACGAATTCAAGACCTGCCGCGCGATTCCGGCCGCGACACCTGTCTCCCAGGTGCTCTCGGAACTGATTGCGATGAAAGGGCTGGCTCGGGTTCAGGGAGATCAGCGACTGAAACAGGCCTGGCAACAGGTGGCCGGCGAAAAGATTGCCAGCCAGACCACGATCCTGGGTATCAAGAACCGGATCGTGCAGATCGGTGTCGACAATTCAGCTCTGTTAAACGAGCTGAATTCGTTTCACAAGATGTCGCTGCTGCAGAAGCTGCAGAAAGAGTATGGAAAACAGAACGTCCGCGACATGCGGTTCCGATTGAAATCGAAAACAAATCAGGACAGCAAGCAGGGGTAAAATGGAATGGGAAATTTCTGTTTGCCGTCCGTCACTAATCAGCGATCGTCATCCTAACGGGTAACGATTCAGGAATTCACGGGAGTGAAATTAGAGTGAGCGATCAACAAGAGAGTCAGGCAGACCTGAAAAAAGCGGGCTACGATGAATCGAATATTCGAGCCCTGGAAGGTGTAGAAGGGATTCGCACCCGCCCCGCCATGTACATCGGCGATACCACGCTGCGGGGTCTGCATCACCTGGTTTATGAAATCGTGGATAACTCCATCGACGAATGTGTGAACGGTTACGCCTCCGTAATTAACGTCAAAATCAACGCGGATGGCAGCGTGAGCTGTAGCGACGATGGTCGAGGAATTCCCGTTGGGGCGATGCCCGACATGAACAACCGGCCGGCTCTGGAAGTGGTGCTGACCGAAATTCACGCCGGGGGTAAGTTCGACCGCGAAGGGGGTTATAAAACCGGAACCGGTGGTCTGCACGGCGTCGGGATTACCGCGGTGAATGCGCTCAGTGAATGGCTCGAAGCGGAAGTCCGCCGGGAAGGTCACGTCTGGACCATGGACTTCGCTGCAGGGCTTGTGAAAACACCGCTGCAGAAGCTGGCAAAAACCGAAAAGAGCGGCACAAAGATTACCTTCAAACCCGATGGTACGATCTTCCCCGATACGAAGTTCATCTACGACACGCTGACCAAGCGACTCCAGGAACTGGCGTTTCTGAATGCAGGTGTGAAAATCCGGATTACCGACGAACGTTCGGGACAGACGGATGAATTCCACTACGAAGACGGGCTGGTCGAATTCGTCCGCTATCTGAACCGGACGGAGAATGTGCTTTACGAGGAAATCATTTCGATCCAGGGAGAGATGGAAGGGGTGCAGGTCGACATCTCTGTCCAGCACAACGATGGCTCTACCGAGAATGTCCGCTGCTTTGCCAACAACATTTTCAACATCGAAGGGGGAACGCACTTCTCCGGTTTCCGTGGTGCTCTGACCCGTTCGATCAACGCATACGGCAAGAAAGCCAACCTGTTCAAGGACTTCACACCCAGTGGTGATGACTTCCGCGAAGGGTTGACCGCGGTGATTACCGTGCGTGTGCCTGATCCCCAGTTCGAAGGGCAGACCAAAACCAAGCTGGGTAACAGCGAAGTTGAAGGGATTGTGCAGACGGTTGTCAACGAGAAGCTGATGAAGTTCTTCGAAGAGAACCCCTCGGTTGCCAAGAAGATCGCTCAAAAAGGTCTGCTGGCAGCGGAAGCCCGCGAAGCCGCCAAGAAGGCCCGCGAAATGGTACGGCGTAAAGGTGCGCTGACAACCGGCGGCCTGCCTGAAAAACTCCGTGACTGCCGCAGTCGTGAGCTGGACATCACCGAACTGTACCTGGTTGAAGGGGATTCGGCCGGTGGTTCTGCGGATACCGGTCGCGATTCGAACATTCAGGCAATCCTCCCGCTGCGTGGTAAAATCCTGAACGTGGAAAAAGCCCAGCTGGTCAAAGTGCTGGATAACGCGGAAATTTCCAACATCTTCAAAGCCGTGGGTGTTCCCCCGGGAGCTGAGTTTGATGATGTGACCAAGCGTCGTTACGGTAAGATCATTCTGATGACCGACGCCGACGTCGACGGTAGCCACATTCGCACGCTGCTGCTGACCTTCTTCTTCCGCCACATGCGGGAACTGGTGAACCATGGCTGTGTGTATGTCGCACAACCTCCGTTGTACCGCGTCGAACAGGGTAAAAAACGGCGCTACGTGCAGACCCAGGAAGAGATGATGAACGAGCTGGTAGAACTGGCTCTGGGCGATGCGAATCTGACCTGTGAGGACGGCACCGTATTCGAAACGGAAATGCTCGATAAGCTGGTCAAGCTGGTAGGCGAACTCGAAGAGCCTTTGGGAACACTGGACCGCCGCGGGATTGACCTGAAATTCCTGGCCCAGAATCACGCCACTGACGAGGGACTGCTGCCTCAATACCGAATCTTCCTGGGTAAGGAACAGTTCTGGTTCACCTCGCAGGATGATATGAAAGAATTCCTGAAAGAGGAAGAACAGAAGCGGGGCGAAGAACTGCGGATTGCCGATGAAAACGGTGATTCCTCAGCCGATTCCGAAGAGGATGAAGAAGACTTCGGCAAAGATGATGGGTTACAGGTTACGGACATTCACGAGATCCGCTCGATCAATGAGTTCCTGAAACAGCTCAAGGGTTACGGCATCGCGTTGAAGGATTTCTATTCGCCCGGCAACCGTAACGGCGAGCCGATCTTCCCGTTTACGATTCACAGCGGCAACAGCAATGTCAAGCTCAGCAGCCTGCGTCAGCTGCTTCCCTCGCTGCGTGATCTGGGTGAAAAAGGTCTGAAGCTGACCCGCTTCAAAGGACTGGGCGAAATGAACTCAGAAGAGCTGTGGGACACCAGCATGGATCCCGAGAACCGGGTTCTGTTGCAGGTCGGCATGGAAGATGCCGCTGCCGCCGATGAGATCTTCCGCGTCCTGATGGGTGATGTGGTGGAACCCCGCCGCGAGTTCATCGAGAAACACGCCTTGGATGTGAAGAACCTCGATATTTAATCATCGAGGTCTTCAGCTGGCGAATCAGACGAGATCGGAGCCTTCCAGGGATGCAATGAAGGGAAGGTGCCGATACTCGTTGTTGAAGTCCAGACCATAGCCGACGACGAAGTGATCGGGAATTTTGAAGCAGTGGTAGTCCGGTCCGAAATCGACTTCAGTGGCTTCCTCTTTCCAGAGCAGGACTGCAGTTTTTAGCGAGCGTGGTTCCTGTTCGTTGATCTGTGCCATGACCTTCTGCATGGTTTTCCCGGTATCGAAAATATCGTCGACCAGCAGGACATCGCGTTCGCTGAGGTCGGGCAGATAATCCAGATTGACGAACAGCTCACCTGGTTTGGTTGATTTACCGCGATAGCTGGATGCCTGAAGCAGTCCGACCTGATGCGGTACATCGATGGCACGAATCAGGTCTGCCAGCAGAACCAGGCTGCCGGCGAGGATGCCGATAATCGTTAAGGGGCGCCCCTGGTATTCCTGGGCCAGTTCGCGTCCGAGCGCGATTACCCGTGAGTTGATTTCGTTCTGGTCAATAAGAACTTTCAAAGCAACAGCCTTTCGTTAACTTGTCTCAGTCGTATCCCCGGCGAGTTCGGTTTTCATGAACTCCCTGAGCAGCATGGTCGCATACACGCCGGAGGGGAGCGTGAACTCGAAGCGTACCCCGTTTTCTGTCGGTTCCAGCTGGAGTGCTTCCGGCCGGATCAGGTAGGGGCGCCTGGTTCCCGCGGTCAGTTTTTTATAGCGGTTAAACAGATCGGGCTCCAGTCCAAAGTCGTTCAGGACCTGCTGTTCCTGTGCGGATGTTTCCTGAGTCGGCTGTTTCATTTTCGGACCGAACAGGGGGCCGGTGATCATGGTTTCTTCCTGATCGAATCGTTGCTGTTCGGCGGCGACATCTTCAACGATGAACAGTCCCCCCGAGGCACAGACCTGCATGACGTCTCCCATTTGAACGGTCTGCTGCTGACCGGCAAGAATCCGGTTGGCGAGCGCGCGATTGAACAGTGCCGACTGCACTGCCGAAAGGGCCAGCCGCTTGAGGGCTTTATTTCGCATGTATTTCCCCGGGACCCGTTTACCCTGGAGTAGTTTGAGCCCCATGTCGAAGGTCTCGTTGTCGCGGCCCATCCGCTGGGCACCGTAGTAATTCGGAAAGCCGGTCTGAGCGATCTGTTCCTGAATCGCTTGCGCTTTGTCGAAGGCGTTGTCTTCTGTATCGCGGACGATAATCGAGAAGCGATTCCCTTTGAGGTGCCCGGTTTTGAGTTTGTTCTCGTGCCGGGTTGCTTTGAGAATCTGGATGCCGGTGAATTCGAAGGTTTCAACCAGGGGTTCACATGCGGCGGGGACAGACACATATTGACGTGTGACTGCAAAGCGGTCTTTGAGTCCGGCGACGCCGATGTCGCGTGGATTGATCTGCAGGATGCGGGCCAGATTCTTCACCAGATAGGGGGCGGAGACGTCCCGTTTCTCAATCCAGAGGAACAGGTGTTCGCCGGCTCCCGTGGGTTCGTAGACGGGAATTTCGTCGACGACGAAGTCCTCGGGGGTCTGTTTCAGCTGGCCGCCGATCCCCGGTAAGTCTGGTGTCAGAAAAGGGAGTGTTTCGATTTCGGACTCAGACATACGGGGAGATTCTACTATCTATTGGCTATCGCGAGAGAAAACAGCCGAATGAACCCTTCACCCAGTTCGAGGTTCAGGCTGAACTGACTGGCGGTGATTTTAGGAGAAAAGGTTACCAGATCGCCACCGGTAGCGAAGGCGACTTTCGCGGATTCCACAAATTCCGGATCCTTATTCTTCTGACTGGCCAGGGGGAGAATCGAAGCGAATTTCAAAGAGAACAGGAAGGGGGAGCCGGGTTTTGTCTGTTTACCCTGTTTGGCTGCTGCGGAGATCGAGGCGGAGAGCAGTTCCAGGCTTGATGGTTCGCCCATGGCGACCCAGCACTCTGTATCACTGCAGCCGAGGAAAATAACGGGGTTTTCCCCGAAGATATCCCGGGCGTTGTTTTTCACATCATCGGGAGAGATTTGATGAATGACAACACCTTCGACCTCCGCCACATTGGCTTTGATGCCTTTGGTATCTTCTGCCTGGGAGATCAGATCGAAGAATTCCTGCAGGCCTTCGCGGAACGAAGCCGCCTCCTGGAGTTTCAAAGCGCCGATCAATGCCAGTTTCTCGTCGCCGTTCTGAACCAGTTTGATGTGGGCATCGAGTTTACCGGACTTGACCGTTGATTCTGCCGACTTGAAGATCTTCGCGGCTGGTCCCGGGTTGGCTTCGCTGCCGAAAAACACGGGAGGCACATTGGATTTCGACTGTTCGATGACGTCGAGCAACATCTTCTGTTCGATGTCTTTGTGCAGGGGAACGATCGTGTATCCCAGCACATCGGAGTCGGCGGCATTCAGGTAAGAGTACTGGCTGGCTTTCTGAGAGAGTGCTTCCAGCTGTTTTGTTAAATCGGTTCCCGGTTTGGCTTCGATGCCGAAATGCAGCAGGATCTGTTTTTTCTGCCGGGAGAGTTCGTAACCCAAGGTCAACGCAGAGCCCTCTTTGGCAATCGTCTGGAACTGCTTGAAGATCATCATCGTCGTGGCTTTGCGGCTTTCGAACTGGAGGTCCGTTTCGCTCTCTTTCTTCTGCAGTTGATCGTCGATGCGGGCGCTGGCCAGGTCGACGGCCATCATCCGCATCGGCTCGGGAACGTTCTTCAGTAGCAGAGATGCTGCGATATCGTATTTTTCTGCCAGCGGTTTGGTGAATTCGTCGGGGTTATAAAAGTCGCGGTCGAGGGCTTCGCTTTTGATCTGCACGAAGGCGTAGTCATGGGCCATTTTCAGGTGCAGGGAGAATTGTGGCAGGGCGACCGTGTAACGGTTCTCCTGATCGGGAACCGGGTTGAGGAGAATGCCGACTTCTTCGAGTGTCGTTTTCAACGCATCCAGATCTTTGATGGGGATAAAGCCGACGACTTCGGGTTGCGGCGAGATGCCTTCTTTCAGAAAGACAAAGGCGCCAAGCGGTCTGGTTTTATCGATGCCATCCAGGTTGCGATACTGAGCCAGGAAGCCTTTGATCATCGCGGGATACTCGGGTTTGTCGATGGTGGAGAACATATAGTCGACATCATCCAGAACCCGGTCGATGCTGGCGATCGACGCCACGGCGATGGGCTGGTTCCAGTCGATCTTTTCTTTGCGGGGTTCGTCTGTTTTGGGTTGCGCCAGGGCCAGGGTGCTGATGGCCAGAAAGGAGAGGGTCAGAGTCACGCGTTGAAAGAGTGAAGTTCTCGACAATGTCTGCACGGCAGAACCCCTTCATATCAAAGAAGAATCAATGGATAGATGACAATGAGAATACGTGACGGACCGGATCTCAAGCGAGAACCGGAGCGTCTGTATCAGTGTACCTGTCTGAGCGGAAACGGGTTACAAGATTTTTGGAATTTCCCGTCAGTTCGTCTGAAATGCATCTTCGACGAGGAAGACGATCAGAGAGCGTGCGCCATGGGCACCGATCACCAGTGACTGTTCGATGTCGGCCGTTTTGGATGGGCCGGACATGAAGGTTCCAAAGCTGTTCTCCGCAAAAGCGAGTCGTTCGTAAGCTTCGGCCATGTTGTTGATCACTGCGGAAGCGGGCACGAGCAGGGCCACGTGTTGTGCGAGAAAGTAGAGTACCCGCGCTGGTCCGCCGTCGTTGGTAATCCAGACGGCACCGTTTTCTGCAACAGCGAATTCGCCGGGAAGAATGGCAAAGTCGATGTCTTCGAAATCGTGGGGATCAGTGATTTCGGGGATCGAAACATTCGGATTGCCGCACTCGGAAATCTGAGAACAGACTTTTTTCGCATTAGTGAATGCAGGCATTTCTGCGAGTTTCTGAGTCGCCTCGGCAACGTCTTTGACCTGCAGGCAGATACCACCGACGCCGGAAAGGACCTCGGTGAACTGCGCAGTCGGATCGGGATATTGAATCCACCGCTGTTTGAGTTCGGGAGCTTCCAGGTTGGGGAGTTCGACGGGAGGGACCGACTGCTTCCGGAGCTTGCTGAGAATGTCGTCTTTACTTTTTGTCATGATTCTCTTTCATCCATTCCCGGAAACTCTGTTTGGGGAACTCGGGCAGCTCCCGCTGTTTTCCCCAGTCGTTCAGGCGATTATACAGCAGGAAGCGGGGCAGCTTGGGTACGATCCAGCGGGCCAGCTTACCGGACAGTTTGTAGAGCTTTGGTGCCTGCATCATCCAGGACATCATTTTCATCGAGATCCGTTTGGAGAAGGGGAGGAAGCCCTTGATGCGAATTTCTTTCCGCCAGGTGAGCAGCTGATGATGCAGATCGATTTTGACCGGACAGACGTCGGTGCAGGATCCACACAGGCTGCAGGCGAAGGGGAGCGAAGAGTTCTCCTTGGGATCACGGGCCGGTCCGAGGATCGAACCGATGGGCCCGGGAACGGTGTTGCTGTAACTGTATCCGCCACTGCGTCGGTAGACGGGGCAGGTATTCATACAGGCGGCACAGCGGATGCAGTTCAGCGAGCGACGGAATTCATCGCTGCCGGAAATTTCACTGCGACCATTGTCCAGGAGGACGATGTGCATTTCCTGTCCGGGGGCTGGTCCATGGAAGTGAGAGGAGTAAGTGGTAATCGGCTGTCCGGTCGCCGAGCGGGCCAGCAGCCGGAGGAAGACGCTCAAATCGCCGGCACGGGGAATCAGTTTTTCGATGCCCATGCAGGCGATGTGCAGTTTGTTGAGTGAGGTTCCGAGGTCGGCGTTACCTTCATTCGTGCAGACAACAAAACCACCGGTCTCAGCGATCGCAAAGTTGACCCCGGTAATACCAGCTTCGGCCTGGATGAACTTCTGCCGGAGATGCTGCCGGGCGGCTTCTGTCAGGTACTGGGGATCGGTGGCCCCTTTTTCGGTACCCAGTTTTTCGTGGAACAGCTCGCCGATCTCTTCCTTCTTGATGTGAATTGCGGGCATGACGATGTGACTGGGTGGCATGTTCTGCATCTGGACGATGCGTTCGCCGAGGTCGGTGTCGATGATCTCAATCCCGTGCCGTTCGAGGTAAGGGTTGAGGTGACATTCTTCAGTGAGCATCGACTTGCTTTTGACTACGCGGCTCACGTTGTGCTGTTTGAGAATGCCATGGACGATTTCGTTATGCTCGGTCGCGTTGCGGGCCCAGTGAACGTGCACGCCGCGGGCAGTCGCGTTGCGTTCGAATTCTTCGAGCAGGTTTGGCAGATCGGAAACCGTATGCTGTTTGATCTGTGAAGCCTGTTCGCGGAGCAGTTCCCATTCGGGGAGCTGGTTGACGGCTTTGTCCCGCTTGGAGCGAACGAACCAGAGCGACTGATCATGCCAGTGCGCACGGTCTTTGTTCTCGATGAATTCGGCTGCTAATTGGGGGTGTGAAGGCATGTTATAAACACTCAGCAAAAATTTCGGAGATGTGCATCACCCGGATCGGTTTCTTCTGTCGACGGATGATGCCATTCAGATGCATCAGGCAGGACATGTCCAAGGCGGTGAGGACTTCAGTGCCCGCCTGCTCGTGATCGTGGACGCGGTCTTCGCCCATCATGCAGGAGACCGCTTCTTCCGCCACGGAGAACGTTCCCCCGAAGCCGCAGCATTCGTCGGGCCGCTGCAGCTGGGTGATTTCGACCCCCTCAATACTTTCGAGCAGAGCCCGGGCGTTTCCAAAGGGTTCGCCTACGACTTCACTGGAACTGGCCAGGCGGAGTTCTCGTAAACCGTGACAGCTCTGATGCAGGCCGACCTTGTGAGGGAAGCGACCCGCGAACTGTTTTACTCCCATTACGGTGGTCAGGTAGTCTGTGAACTCATAGGTTTTTCCTTTGAGATTCTCGTAGTCGACATCGTTCTGGAAATATTCGTCATAGTGATGCGTGACCATCGAGACACAACTTCCCGAAGGGCAGACGACGGCGTCGTACGCTTTGAAAATCTCGACGAAGCGCTTTGCCAGCGGTCCGACTTCATTCGTACAACCGGTGTTGGCCATTGGTTGACCGCAGCAGGTCTGGCTTTCGGGATAGTCGACTTCGACACCGAAATGCTCGAGGATTTTCAGAGTGGCAATCCCCACCTGCGGGAACAGCTGATCAACATAACAGGGGATAAACAGGCCAACTTTGGGCGCCATGGCAGGAAACTCATCAGGGGTTTCGAAGGGTTCTCAATTCAATCACTGATACTCTCTCTTTTATAGTCCTCCGGGTCATGAATGCCAAGCCGACCACGAGTTGAGAATGCGGACGTTCAGTGAGAAATCGCGGTCAATGCACTCAGAAGGGAAGCCTCAGTGAGATATTAAATCTTCCTGCGTAATTCCTGTGCCCCTGATTCAAAGAGGATTGAGCGTACTTATGCGGCGGGTCTCAGAGAGACGGCACCCGCGGTTTGCCAGTTTTTTTCGATGTGCGCGAGATTCAAGCCACCCACAACCAGATTACTGACACCGGGATTTTCGAGGACAAACGAGATCGCTTCCGCAGGGGGAAGATGTCCGGAAGCGAGCCCTTTTTTGACCAGAATGCCGACACCCTGGTCTGCAGCGCGTTGAATCAGCTCTGCGTGCGAAGGATCTTCGAGGTGATATTCGACCATCAAGAGATCAGCCCACTTCAGAGCCGCAGTGCCACCTGCCACGGTTTTTCCTGACAGACCGATCCAGCGAATCTTGCCCGCCTGTTGAAACGACTGCAGGACCTCTACGGCATCGCTCTCGTTGAGAATTTTCTGATCGTCTCCGTTGGAGTGAATCAGAACCATGTCCAGCACATCGGTCTTCAGGCGTTGCAGACTTCGCTCCAGGCTGGCGGTCAGACTCGCGCGAGAATAGTCGTAGTTTGATTGTCCGTTTTCAAAGGTCTCACCGATTTTGGTCGACAGCAGAAACTCAGTGCGGCGGTGTGACAGAAAGCGGCCGATACGTTCTTCGCTGATGCCATACGCGGGTGCCGTGTCGATGTGATTGATACCCAGATCGAGAATCGAGTTGAGTAGCGTTTCGGTGGTGGCGTCATCGGGCAGGTCGTAAGCCTGGCTGTATTTGATCTGTTGATTGCGGCCGATCTTGAACGCGCCGAAGCCAAGAGCACTGATGGAAGCACCCGTATTTCCCAGGGGACGATATTGCATGCTGATGAGTCTTTCTGCTTCAGGCGGCGGTAGTACGTGCGTCGTTCTCTTCCAGTGTCAGCCACTCCGATGCTGTTTCCCAGGGAGGCAGCGCGACAGTGGGGCGGGCTAATTTCTGGAGTGCCGTGAGATCGGAATGCTTGCCAGACGCAGGCGAGATTCCCTGTTTCTTGAGGCAGTCGAACACATCTTCTGCCAGCTGTGGTGCCAAAGCCAGTTTGGTAGGCCAGGCGGTGATCAGGTTTCCTTCGACAACCAGTTGAGGCGTTTCCGGTCGCAGGCCTGACTTCGTGGCTCCTTCGGCACGATCAACCTGGTACGAAGTCCATTCCAGGCCGGAGACGTTGATCCCGGGCATGACAGCCTTTAGCTCCCGGGCAGCGTGAGCGACGAGTTCCTGTCGAGACTGACCAACGCCCTGTTCGGCGATCTGGCCTCCCAGTTGCCAGACAGTGCGTCCCTGGGAGTCGGTATCTGAAGTGATCGTCACCCGTGTTTTAGCGCCGTCGACACAGTGCCCGTTGAACGGCGGCAGGTTACCCCGCACGAGAACCATGTGCAGGGGGCGTCGTTGCATGAAGGGGGCGGTCTGAGAAACGGCATCCGGGCGTGCCTGGGTGCGAAGCGATTCGTTACCGCTGCCGGCAGTCAGCAGAACAGAACGAGTGTTGATCGTAAGTGGATCGTCCTCGGTGGTCTGCAGTTGAACCGCAGTGATGTTTCCGTGTGTGTCTGTTTGAAAGGTCAGCTGTGCGGGATC
This window harbors:
- the truD gene encoding tRNA pseudouridine(13) synthase TruD, giving the protein MSESEIETLPFLTPDLPGIGGQLKQTPEDFVVDEIPVYEPTGAGEHLFLWIEKRDVSAPYLVKNLARILQINPRDIGVAGLKDRFAVTRQYVSVPAACEPLVETFEFTGIQILKATRHENKLKTGHLKGNRFSIIVRDTEDNAFDKAQAIQEQIAQTGFPNYYGAQRMGRDNETFDMGLKLLQGKRVPGKYMRNKALKRLALSAVQSALFNRALANRILAGQQQTVQMGDVMQVCASGGLFIVEDVAAEQQRFDQEETMITGPLFGPKMKQPTQETSAQEQQVLNDFGLEPDLFNRYKKLTAGTRRPYLIRPEALQLEPTENGVRFEFTLPSGVYATMLLREFMKTELAGDTTETS
- a CDS encoding FAD-dependent oxidoreductase is translated as MPAADLIIFGGGIAGLWTLSEATRRGYRCLLLEAFELGSGQTIASQGIIHGGLKYTLQGMMTGSARGIREMPLIWRKSLTGEQTPDLSQTEVRSPHCYLWRTESLSSRLGMFGAKMGLRVAPRSLTADETPSVLAGCPGSIGVMEEQVISPFSLISNLAQTHADQIFKYDPAQLTFQTDTHGNITAVQLQTTEDDPLTINTRSVLLTAGSGNESLRTQARPDAVSQTAPFMQRRPLHMVLVRGNLPPFNGHCVDGAKTRVTITSDTDSQGRTVWQLGGQIAEQGVGQSRQELVAHAARELKAVMPGINVSGLEWTSYQVDRAEGATKSGLRPETPQLVVEGNLITAWPTKLALAPQLAEDVFDCLKKQGISPASGKHSDLTALQKLARPTVALPPWETASEWLTLEENDARTTAA
- a CDS encoding aldo/keto reductase, which gives rise to MQYRPLGNTGASISALGFGAFKIGRNQQIKYSQAYDLPDDATTETLLNSILDLGINHIDTAPAYGISEERIGRFLSHRRTEFLLSTKIGETFENGQSNYDYSRASLTASLERSLQRLKTDVLDMVLIHSNGDDQKILNESDAVEVLQSFQQAGKIRWIGLSGKTVAGGTAALKWADLLMVEYHLEDPSHAELIQRAADQGVGILVKKGLASGHLPPAEAISFVLENPGVSNLVVGGLNLAHIEKNWQTAGAVSLRPAA
- a CDS encoding LutB/LldF family L-lactate oxidation iron-sulfur protein, with the protein product MPSHPQLAAEFIENKDRAHWHDQSLWFVRSKRDKAVNQLPEWELLREQASQIKQHTVSDLPNLLEEFERNATARGVHVHWARNATEHNEIVHGILKQHNVSRVVKSKSMLTEECHLNPYLERHGIEIIDTDLGERIVQMQNMPPSHIVMPAIHIKKEEIGELFHEKLGTEKGATDPQYLTEAARQHLRQKFIQAEAGITGVNFAIAETGGFVVCTNEGNADLGTSLNKLHIACMGIEKLIPRAGDLSVFLRLLARSATGQPITTYSSHFHGPAPGQEMHIVLLDNGRSEISGSDEFRRSLNCIRCAACMNTCPVYRRSGGYSYSNTVPGPIGSILGPARDPKENSSLPFACSLCGSCTDVCPVKIDLHHQLLTWRKEIRIKGFLPFSKRISMKMMSWMMQAPKLYKLSGKLARWIVPKLPRFLLYNRLNDWGKQRELPEFPKQSFREWMKENHDKK
- a CDS encoding (Fe-S)-binding protein; its protein translation is MAPKVGLFIPCYVDQLFPQVGIATLKILEHFGVEVDYPESQTCCGQPMANTGCTNEVGPLAKRFVEIFKAYDAVVCPSGSCVSMVTHHYDEYFQNDVDYENLKGKTYEFTDYLTTVMGVKQFAGRFPHKVGLHQSCHGLRELRLASSSEVVGEPFGNARALLESIEGVEITQLQRPDECCGFGGTFSVAEEAVSCMMGEDRVHDHEQAGTEVLTALDMSCLMHLNGIIRRQKKPIRVMHISEIFAECL
- a CDS encoding lactate utilization protein C produces the protein MTKSKDDILSKLRKQSVPPVELPNLEAPELKQRWIQYPDPTAQFTEVLSGVGGICLQVKDVAEATQKLAEMPAFTNAKKVCSQISECGNPNVSIPEITDPHDFEDIDFAILPGEFAVAENGAVWITNDGGPARVLYFLAQHVALLVPASAVINNMAEAYERLAFAENSFGTFMSGPSKTADIEQSLVIGAHGARSLIVFLVEDAFQTN